CGAACAGAAACTTGATTGATTCTTCTAACTATAAGATGTACAAAAAGAATTTTAGCTTCATCGTTGCAACACGTGGCTGCCCCAAAAGATGTACTTTTTGTACTGTAGCCTCAATGCATGGAGATAGTTTTGTCTTGCGTCCTGTAGATAACATCATTTCAGAAATGCAAAATTTATATTCTCAGCATGATGTTAGAGTGTTTGATTTTGAAGACGACAATTTGTCTTTGAATAAAAGTTGGTTCAATGAGTTATTAGATAAAATTGTAACAACTTTTTCAGAGAAGGACATTCAGCTTTATGCAATGAATGGAATTTCTGTGGAGACACTTTCGCCAGAACTATTAAAGAAGATGCGGAGTGCTGGCTTTAGGAATTTGAACGTTTCACTTGTAACTGCACAAGATGCTATAAAAAAGAAATTAAATCGACCATTTACGAATGAGCAGTTTGAAAAGATAGCCCAGGAGGCAGTTGCTCTTGGATATGAAGTTACTGCATATTTGATAATAGGATTGCCTGAGCAGACGAAGCAGGAGATTGATGAAACCATTGGTTATTTAGCGACCATGGGTGTTTTGATTGCACCTTCGTTTTATTATCCACCACCTGGTACAGTCGATTTTGATTGGTTAGTTAAGGAGAAAATTATCGACCCAGATAATTGGATATCTTTTCGTTCGTCTGTTTTTCCTGTGGAAACAGAGCATTTGAAGCGAGAAGATTTAGTGCATTATTTTCAATATATTCGTCTGCTTAACTTTTGTGAGGAGTTAAAGAAAAAATACCATTTAACACAAATTAATTTAAAGAATCTAGAGGCTATCAATGCTCTTACTTTTGCTGAAATTACTTCTGGTAATGTGAGAGAAGAGGAGATAGGCATAGCTCAAATAAAAGAATATTTAGAGACTGGCATAATCAAGCGTATTTTAAAAAAATAAATTTTATTATTTGATTTCCAACTTTTTTAGCGATACCATTTTAAATTAAAGATGGCAAAAAAAAGGAAATAATTATGGAAAAAACAATAAATCTTAAAATAGATGGCATGACTTGTGCTAGTTGTGTCTTGCACATTGAAAATGACCTCAAATCTAGGCAAGGTGTTGTTAGTGCAGTTGTAAATTTGCCTTTGAAGAGAGCGGAAGTTTCTTTCGAGACTGACATTTTATCTGAGAAAGATATTATAAAAGTTATCAAAAACGCAGGATTTCAGGCAACATTAATCGACGTCTCGGAAAAAGAAGAGGATGCTGTCAATTCTCAAATAGAAGAAAAAGAGAATCTCAAGCAGCGGCTTAGGCAGCTTGTAGTTACTGCAATCCTCAGCACTATTGTTTTATTGTTAGGTTTTGTATGGAAGATTCATAGTGGCATGGAAATAATGATGGTTCTTTCCTTGGTTATTATTCTTTATGGCGGGAGAGGATTTTTTAAGAAAGGTATTCCTGACCTGTTTAAGGGTAGACCGGCCATGGATACTTTAGTGTCGCTTGGAATTGGTGCAGCTTTTATTTATTCTACCTATTTAATGTATTTTACTTCTAAACAAGAAGAATATTTTATGGATGTTGCAATTATTACTACTTTTATTTTACTTGGTAGATACTTAGAGGCGAGAGCAAAGGGAAATGCTGGGGCTGCCATAAAAAAGCTACTTGAACTTTCACCTAAAATAGCACACAGGGTCATGAAGAATGGAGAGACGGAGGAGATTAGTGCGAAGGATATCCAGCTTGGTGATGTTTTAAGGGTTAAACCTGGCGAAAAAATTCCTACAGATGGAATTATTACAGAGGGTTATACGGCTATAGACGAATCAATGGTTACCGGAGAAAGCATTCCAGCTGACAAAGTATTAAATGATAAAATAATTGGCGCAACAATTAATGGCAATACTGCCTTTACTATGGTCGCGACAAAAGTTGGGTCAGACACTGTGCTCGCCCAAATTGTAAAAATGGTGCAAGAGGCTCAGATGCATAAGGCTCCTATTCAGAAATTGGTTGATGTTGTGGCTGGTTATTTTGTCTGGGGAGTATTGATTGTAGCTACTATTACTTTTGTTGCTTGGTCAATTATAGCTGGAGGCATAACTACCGCTGTTTTTGTTCCTACTGTTGCTGTTCTAATAATCGCTTGTCCTTGTGCGCTAGGTTTAGCAACTCCAATCTCGATAGTAGTTGCTTCAGGTAAAGGTGCACAACTAGGCATTATTATTAAAAAGACAGAAAGTTTAGAGAAGGCTCACAAGATTACGGCTATAGCCTTTGATAAGACGGGAACTATTACAAAAGGACAGCCAGAGGTGCAAGAATTTCAGCTTTTGAAGGGTCAAGAAAAAGAAGCTCACTCGATAGCCTTGGCATTAGAAACACATTCGGAACATCCGTTGGCTAGAAGCATCGTCTCGTATACTAAAGAATTAGAAGCAGATAATAGAGAAGCGGAAGTAAAAGAATTTGTTGCTCAAACAGGCTTTGGTCTTCAAGGGCAAATAGCAAAAAAGAAATATTATATAGGCAATAGTAAGTATATGGAGCAGGTAGGCGTGCAAAGTTCTTTAAGCAAGGAAGCAATAAATAATATGTACGATAAAGGTTACACAGTTGTTTGTTTAGCTGACGAAACAAGTGTTCTTGCTTTGTACGGTGTACAGGATGGGATTAAGGAAAGCTCACGAAAGGCAATTAGGCTCTTACATAAACGAAAAATTAAGACCATTATGATAACAGGTGATAATGAAAAAGTAGCTCAGGCAATTGCCAACGAAGTTGGGATTGATGAAGTTCACAGTAGCGTTACACCAGATCAGAAAGTACAGATAATTACTGACTTGCAAAAACAGGGCTATTTTGTCGCTATGGCGGGTGACGGCATAAATGATAGCCCTGCTATTGCAAAAGCAGATGTAGGGATTGCTATGGGAACGGGAACAGACATAGCAATTGAAACTGGTGATTTGGTTATAGTTAAGGGTGATTTACAAAAAGCGGTGGAAGCGATCGACCTTTCTCGTGCAACGTTAAGAAATATTAAGCAAAATTTATTTTGGGCCTTTATTTATAATACAATAGGGATTCCGTTGGCAGCCTTTGGTTTTCTTAGTCCTGCGTTTTCAGCTGGAGCAATGGCTTTTTCTTCAGTTTCGGTGGTTATAAATGCGCTAAGGTTGAAAAGATTTAAATCTGTTTAGTAGTATGCTTTTTTTGTTTTTAACTTTTAATAACTGATTGTGCTATAAAGCCTTTGCAAATGAGGTGTGTTTATAAAAGCACAACCTCTTAGAACAGAAATAATGGATGCAATAAAAAATCTGCTTGTAACGTTATAATTAATGTTAGGTAAGTAGGGAGGCTAGCTGAATGAGTGATGGAATAAGCATAGGAAGTATAAATGTGGGCTTAAGTGATACGAGGAATATAAGTTCTCAAGTATCGATGCCAAAGGTAGACAACGACAATCTTCGTTCGTTGCCGACATCCTTTTATCCTGCAGATAAAGGGTCTATTGAATATTCCTCGCCGATGGTTAATGAGTTTGCTGGATTGGGCGACCTCTCTATTTCTTCAGATATCTCCATTCAGGGTATTGGTCCCTCAGAATTTAATTTTTCTTCTTCAGATATTTCAGGGTTAGGTTATAAAGAAGCTGAAGAAATATTCGCAATGCAAGGCGTTGGAGGTGCAGCCCCTCCTGGGTATGAAGGTCATGGCGCTAGTTTCCGCCCTGATTCCGTCCAAGCTACAGAAAATATTCAGGCAATGGCTGAACTTTTCGCAAACATGTAGTTAATTAATAAAATTCTCCTAAATTTTTATTATAAGCATCTCCCTCTAAGGTGTGTTATTATTGTAATATGTCTTGAAAGGAGAGTAGGATATGTCCGTTAAAAATAATGATAATATTAAAGTGCACTATACAGGAAAACTAGAAGACGGTACTGTTTTTGATTCATCAGAAGGAAGAGAACCATTAGCGTTTAAGGTTGGCGTTGGTCATGTTATTCAGGGCTTTGATGAAGGCGTTCTTGGCATGAAAGTTGCTGAAAAAAAAGAAATTTTTATCCCGATGGAGAAAGCATATGGAAAATATAGCGAAGATTTAATTGTTTCTTTTTTAAAAGAGCAGTTGCCAGAAGATATGGACTTTGAAGTTGGACTGAAACTTCAAATGCCTTCGGAGCATGGTATGATGATACCAATTACTGTCAAAGAAGTAACAGATAAAGAGGTTTTTTTGGATGCAAACTCTGATCTAGCAGGCAAAAATTTAATTTTTGATGTACAATTAGTAGAAATAATGTAAATTTATTGCCAGACTATAAACAAATTTGTTATATTTTGGTAAGATTACAGTAAGGTTAAAAAATAGAGGCGAGAGAGGTGGTAACATGGTTTTAGATTTAAATGTGTCCATTAGAGAAAACAACAACATTCCAGTTATTGATTTAGAAGGCGAAATTGACGTTTATACGTATCCGAAGTTAAGCGATGCTTTGCAGTATGTTTTTGAAACATATCCTAATGCCAAAGATCTTATTGTGAACTTAGATAAGATTCGCTACATTGATAGCACAGGTTTAGGTGTTATTGCGAATGGAGCAAATCAAATCAAAAAGATCAATGAAGGGTATATTAATATTATCAATGCTACTCCTCAGATAAAAAAAATATTTGATGTTTCAGGCTTAATTTCTGCAAATTTTAAAATTTTTGATAGTGAAGAAGATGCTGTTACTAATTTAAGTAAATAGGGGGAGAGCTAATGACAAATATTAAATTAACAATCCCAAGCATGTCAGACTATGTTGGGGTGGCTAGATTGACTGCTTCAGGCATTGCAAATAGGATGAAATTCACTCATGAAGATATTGAAGATATAAAAATAGCTGTTTCTGAGGCATGTACAAATGCCGTGCAATACGCTTACGGAGATTCTCCAGGAGAAATAGAATTAGCTTTTAGCATGTTTGAGGATAAGCTTGAGATTAAAATTTCAGATTCTGGTAAAGGATTTGATGTTGAAGCTGACGTGAAAACTAAAGAAGATGATCCTGAAAAAATTGGGTTAGGCTTAGGCATAGTTTTTATGCGTAGCTTGATGGATCATGTTGACTATGACACATCTGCTAATGGAACGACAGTTACTTTGGTGAAAAAAGTTAGCTCCTAGAAAATACTAGCCAGATGATAATCATCATAGGTTTATTAACATTGGTTTCAATAGGAATAGGGACTATGTTGGTCAATTTGACAGAAGGAGAGTCAGCCTTAAGTTTGGCTTCTTTTTGGATAGGCATAGGGCTAATAGTAGCAAGCCTTTATTTTTTCATTTCTGCAATGTTTTTCCCTCAATTGATTAACCTCGCTATCTAAATATAGATTAATCAATTATAAGCTTTTATTTATTTTCTTTTTTATGATAAACTTATCAGGCGGATTTTTCCGTAATAAACATACCTTGGATTTTCAGTAAATGTAACGTGTGACTTAATAGTTGTTACGTTTTGACAAGGTAGAAGAAAAACAAAAGGAGCAAAAAATGTCAGAAGAAAAATCAGTAGAAAAAGTAGAAGTTGCAACCTCAGAAGAAAAGGAAATAAGAAAGCCAAGGCCACATAAAGAGCAACTTAAAACAAGTATTTCTGAACGAGTTGTAACAATGAGACAACTTTTAGAAACAGGCGTTCATTTTGGACACCAGACAAGAAGATGGAACCCTAAGATGGCTCCGTATATTTACACTTCCAGAAACGATATTCACGTTATCGATTTACAAAAAACATTGGGATACATAAATAAAGCATATGACTACATAAAAGAGGAAGTAGCTAAAGGAGCTACGGTTTTATTTGTGGGAACCAAGAAACAAGCACAGGCTGCTATCGAAGAAGAAGCTAAGAGATGCGAAATGCCATATATTTGTAATAGATGGCTTGGTGGTATGCTTACAAATTTTGAGACAATTAAAAAGTCTATTAAAAGAATGGAAGAAATCGAAGGCTGGAAAGAATCAGGCTTGTTTAATGCTTTTGTTACCAAAGAGCAATCAGTGTTAAACAAAAAACTAAGTAAACTTCATTACCATTTTGATGGCATCAAAGACATGAAGAATCTTCCTGATATTATTTTTATTGTGGATACACACAAAGAAGAAATCGCTGTTCACGAAGCGAACGTTTTAAATATGCCAATTGTTGGTATTGTCGATACAAATTGTGATCCTGATTTAGTGAGCCACCCAATACCCGCGAATGATGATGCTATTAGAACAATAAAGTTGTTGGTTAGTATCGTTGCCAATGCAATCATCGAAGGTAAGAAATCAAGGTTAAGTAGCGAAGAAGCAATTACTCAAGAAGTTGAAGAGGTTTTTGTGAAAAGTGCTGAAGCAGCCAATGCTGATATAGATAAACTTGCATCTGTTGTAGATAAATTAATCGTTGACGATGCAAATGTTGAGGAAATCAAGAAAAAATAAGTAATATTTCGGAGGTTGATGATAATGGTTGAAGTAACAATGCAGGAAATTCAAGAATTAAGAGCAAAAACTAATTGTGGAATTATGGATTGTAAGAAAGCTCTTAAAGATGCTAATGGAGACATGGAAGCAGCAGTTGATGTTTTAAGAAAAAAAGGCATGGCAAAAGCTGCAACTAGAAGTGACAGAAAAGCAACAGAAGGTGTTGTGAAAATTGAACTTAGCGCAGACAACAAAACAGCTTACATGTTACAACTTTGTTCTGAAACAGACTTTGTTTCAAGAAATGAAAAATTTCAAGGGCTAGCTACAGAGATTTTAGTAGCTATGAAAAAAAGTAAGGGAGCTAGCGAGATTGAAGACATCAAGAATCTTGTGCTAGCGTCTGGACATACAGTAGCTCAAGAAGTTGAAGAGTTAAGTGGTGTAATAGGAGAAAAGATTGAATTAACAAATGCTAAAGTAATTAATTCAGAAAAGGACCAAGTATTAGGCTATTACGTTCATTCTAACCAAAAAATTGGTGTTGTGTTGATTGTAAACGAAGGAGATGACACCTTTGTTAAGCAGCTTTGCATGCATATTGCAGCTTCTGCCCCAGTTTATATTTCTAAGGACGAAGTCCCTTCTGAAGAGCTTAGTAGAGAGAGAGACGTTTTGAAAGAACAGGTTATTAATGAAGGCAAACCAGAAGCAGTAGCTGATAAAATTGTTGAAGGAAAACTTCGTAAATACTTTGAAGAAATTTGTCTTATGGAACAAAAGTTTGTAATAGATACTGACAAAAAAATATCAGATGTTTTAGGTAAAACTAAGATAATAAAATTCATTAGGTTCAGCATAGGATAATTAATGATAATTATACTGGACTTTGGATCTCAATATTCTCATTTAATCGCTCGTAGAGTAAGAGAGTGTGGTGTCTATGCCGAGATCTTAGATGGCCATGTTTCCTTTGAGGAAATAGTCGCAAAGAGTCCTACCGCAATTATTTTGTCAGGAGGTCCTTCTTCGGTATATGAGCAGGATTCTCCTCAGTGCAATCCAGAAGTATTAAATATGGGTATTCCAGTGTTGGGAATTTGTTATGGTATGCAATTAATGGCCAAGTTTTTAGGAGCAACTGTTAAGCACTATTCAAAACGTGAGTACGGAAGAATAGAAATAACAATTGATGATTTTTCGGATTTATTCTTTGGGATAGATCCAAAAACCACTGTTTGGATGAGTCATGGAGACAGTGTGGCTGTTCTTCCTGCTGGTTATGTCAGATTAGCACATTCAGTCAATACTCCTTTTGTGGCTATTGCTAATAAGGAGAAGAAGATATATGGCGTCCAATTTCATCCGGAAGTTTCTCATACTCTTACTGGAATGCAGATTATTAGAAATTTTCTTTTTGAAATTTGTAAATTTAAGAGAAATTGGGATATGAAAGATTTTATCAAACAAGAGATCCAAGAGATCAGAGCACAAGTTGGTAAGGAGAAAGTTTTACTAGGTTTAAGCGGTGGAGTTGATTCTATGACAGCTGCGGTTTTGTTACATGAGGCTATCGGCGATCAACTGATTTGTATGTTTATTGATCAAGGCTTCATGAGAAAAAATGAAGCAGAACAAATCGTTGCTACGGTTAACAATCATTTTAAGATTAAGTTAATTCATGTTGACGCAAAAGAACGTTTCTATAATGTAGTTAAAGGTATTACTGATCCAGAAGAAAAAAGAAAGAAAATTGGAAATGAATTTATTAGGGTTTTTGAGTCTGAAGTTGTTAAGGTTGCTAAAGATGTTAAATTTTTAGCTCAAGGAACCTTGTATCCCGATGTTATTGAGAGCGCCTCAAGTGGTGTCTCCAAAAATGCAGTTAAAATTAAAACTCATCATAATGTTGGTGGGTTGCCAGATGATATGGAGTTTAAGATTGTAGAGCCATTCAAGAAGCTATTTAAAGACGAAGTGCGTAGAGTAGGTCTTGAGTTGGGTATGCCAGAGAAAGTCATCTATAGACATCCTTTCCCTGGTCCTGGTTTAGCAATAAGGATTATTGGTGAGGTTGACCCTGAGCGAGTAAGGGTTTTACAAGAAGCTGATGATATTGTAATGGATGAAATAAAAAAAGCAGGGTTATATAGAGAAGTTTGGCAATCTTTTGCAGTTTTACTGCCTATTAAGACCGTAGGTGTTATGGGAGACCAAAGAACCTATTGCCATACAATTGCGGTGCGTGCCGTGAGCAGTCAGGATGCTATGACAGCAAACTGGACACATCTGCCCTATGAGGTGCTTGAGAGTATTTCTTCTAGAATAATTAATGAATTGCCCGAAATCAATAGGGTGGTTTATGATATTACTTCAAAACCACCGAGCACTATTGAGTGGGAGTAGTTACTAGGAAGCGCTTGCTGCTTCTATTTCTTTAATGATTTCGTTAACATCTAGACCATGAGCTGCTAATCCTTCTTCTAAACTTTCAGAATGTGCCATCATGCATCCAACACAATGAACACCATGATTTCTTAATATTTCCATCGCTTCTGGGTATTCGTTAATTATGTCCATAATATTTGATTTTTTTGATATTTTCATTTTCTTTCTCCTTTATTTTTGACAGTTTTCACAATAAAAAGTGCTTCTGCCATTTTGTTTTATTTTGCTTATTTTATTATTACATATTATACAGTTTTGGGTATATTTATTATATACTTTCAATTTATTTTGAAATCCACCTTTTTTATTAAACCCATCCCTATAATCCGAAAAAGTTGTTCCCCTCAGTTCGATTGCTTTTTGTAGAATATTTTTTATTGCAATATATAGGTTTTTTATTTCTTCTTTCGTTAAACTTTTAGCAAGTCTTTGCGGAGATATTTGGGACTCAAATAAAATTTCTGATGCGTAGATATTCCCAATTCCTACGAGATGATTTTGTTCAAGCAGTAGTTGTTTTAAGTTTTTGTTTGGTATGTTTTTGATGATCTTTCCTAGTTTTAGTAGGGTAAATTCGGGTGTCGTGGGATCTATTCCAATTTTTTGTACGTAGCTATTACTTTTAAGTTCTTTGGTTTTAATTA
Above is a genomic segment from Candidatus Margulisiibacteriota bacterium containing:
- a CDS encoding ATP-binding protein yields the protein MTNIKLTIPSMSDYVGVARLTASGIANRMKFTHEDIEDIKIAVSEACTNAVQYAYGDSPGEIELAFSMFEDKLEIKISDSGKGFDVEADVKTKEDDPEKIGLGLGIVFMRSLMDHVDYDTSANGTTVTLVKKVSS
- a CDS encoding DUF1858 domain-containing protein, which encodes MKISKKSNIMDIINEYPEAMEILRNHGVHCVGCMMAHSESLEEGLAAHGLDVNEIIKEIEAASAS
- a CDS encoding heavy metal translocating P-type ATPase — its product is MEKTINLKIDGMTCASCVLHIENDLKSRQGVVSAVVNLPLKRAEVSFETDILSEKDIIKVIKNAGFQATLIDVSEKEEDAVNSQIEEKENLKQRLRQLVVTAILSTIVLLLGFVWKIHSGMEIMMVLSLVIILYGGRGFFKKGIPDLFKGRPAMDTLVSLGIGAAFIYSTYLMYFTSKQEEYFMDVAIITTFILLGRYLEARAKGNAGAAIKKLLELSPKIAHRVMKNGETEEISAKDIQLGDVLRVKPGEKIPTDGIITEGYTAIDESMVTGESIPADKVLNDKIIGATINGNTAFTMVATKVGSDTVLAQIVKMVQEAQMHKAPIQKLVDVVAGYFVWGVLIVATITFVAWSIIAGGITTAVFVPTVAVLIIACPCALGLATPISIVVASGKGAQLGIIIKKTESLEKAHKITAIAFDKTGTITKGQPEVQEFQLLKGQEKEAHSIALALETHSEHPLARSIVSYTKELEADNREAEVKEFVAQTGFGLQGQIAKKKYYIGNSKYMEQVGVQSSLSKEAINNMYDKGYTVVCLADETSVLALYGVQDGIKESSRKAIRLLHKRKIKTIMITGDNEKVAQAIANEVGIDEVHSSVTPDQKVQIITDLQKQGYFVAMAGDGINDSPAIAKADVGIAMGTGTDIAIETGDLVIVKGDLQKAVEAIDLSRATLRNIKQNLFWAFIYNTIGIPLAAFGFLSPAFSAGAMAFSSVSVVINALRLKRFKSV
- a CDS encoding STAS domain-containing protein; amino-acid sequence: MVLDLNVSIRENNNIPVIDLEGEIDVYTYPKLSDALQYVFETYPNAKDLIVNLDKIRYIDSTGLGVIANGANQIKKINEGYINIINATPQIKKIFDVSGLISANFKIFDSEEDAVTNLSK
- a CDS encoding peptidylprolyl isomerase; translated protein: MSVKNNDNIKVHYTGKLEDGTVFDSSEGREPLAFKVGVGHVIQGFDEGVLGMKVAEKKEIFIPMEKAYGKYSEDLIVSFLKEQLPEDMDFEVGLKLQMPSEHGMMIPITVKEVTDKEVFLDANSDLAGKNLIFDVQLVEIM
- the rpsB gene encoding 30S ribosomal protein S2 gives rise to the protein MSEEKSVEKVEVATSEEKEIRKPRPHKEQLKTSISERVVTMRQLLETGVHFGHQTRRWNPKMAPYIYTSRNDIHVIDLQKTLGYINKAYDYIKEEVAKGATVLFVGTKKQAQAAIEEEAKRCEMPYICNRWLGGMLTNFETIKKSIKRMEEIEGWKESGLFNAFVTKEQSVLNKKLSKLHYHFDGIKDMKNLPDIIFIVDTHKEEIAVHEANVLNMPIVGIVDTNCDPDLVSHPIPANDDAIRTIKLLVSIVANAIIEGKKSRLSSEEAITQEVEEVFVKSAEAANADIDKLASVVDKLIVDDANVEEIKKK
- the guaA gene encoding glutamine-hydrolyzing GMP synthase, producing MIIILDFGSQYSHLIARRVRECGVYAEILDGHVSFEEIVAKSPTAIILSGGPSSVYEQDSPQCNPEVLNMGIPVLGICYGMQLMAKFLGATVKHYSKREYGRIEITIDDFSDLFFGIDPKTTVWMSHGDSVAVLPAGYVRLAHSVNTPFVAIANKEKKIYGVQFHPEVSHTLTGMQIIRNFLFEICKFKRNWDMKDFIKQEIQEIRAQVGKEKVLLGLSGGVDSMTAAVLLHEAIGDQLICMFIDQGFMRKNEAEQIVATVNNHFKIKLIHVDAKERFYNVVKGITDPEEKRKKIGNEFIRVFESEVVKVAKDVKFLAQGTLYPDVIESASSGVSKNAVKIKTHHNVGGLPDDMEFKIVEPFKKLFKDEVRRVGLELGMPEKVIYRHPFPGPGLAIRIIGEVDPERVRVLQEADDIVMDEIKKAGLYREVWQSFAVLLPIKTVGVMGDQRTYCHTIAVRAVSSQDAMTANWTHLPYEVLESISSRIINELPEINRVVYDITSKPPSTIEWE
- a CDS encoding cobalamin-dependent protein (Presence of a B(12) (cobalamin)-binding domain implies dependence on cobalamin itself, in one of its several forms, or in some unusual lineages, dependence on a cobalamin-like analog.), with translation MKVLLIQPPIEDFYLTEIRTYPLGILYLGTFLQKNGIDVALLDCLSPYKKKTIPLPKEFSYLKKIYSEKEVGPLKLFGAYYRFGLSAEQILAKIENIKPDCIGITCNFTTYFNIVGALTKQIKERFPNIKIIIGGYHATVYQKEILEKYPWIDHIIKGADENEFLKVLGLPLDADNCFTKTIPNRNLIDSSNYKMYKKNFSFIVATRGCPKRCTFCTVASMHGDSFVLRPVDNIISEMQNLYSQHDVRVFDFEDDNLSLNKSWFNELLDKIVTTFSEKDIQLYAMNGISVETLSPELLKKMRSAGFRNLNVSLVTAQDAIKKKLNRPFTNEQFEKIAQEAVALGYEVTAYLIIGLPEQTKQEIDETIGYLATMGVLIAPSFYYPPPGTVDFDWLVKEKIIDPDNWISFRSSVFPVETEHLKREDLVHYFQYIRLLNFCEELKKKYHLTQINLKNLEAINALTFAEITSGNVREEEIGIAQIKEYLETGIIKRILKK
- the tsf gene encoding translation elongation factor Ts, which gives rise to MVEVTMQEIQELRAKTNCGIMDCKKALKDANGDMEAAVDVLRKKGMAKAATRSDRKATEGVVKIELSADNKTAYMLQLCSETDFVSRNEKFQGLATEILVAMKKSKGASEIEDIKNLVLASGHTVAQEVEELSGVIGEKIELTNAKVINSEKDQVLGYYVHSNQKIGVVLIVNEGDDTFVKQLCMHIAASAPVYISKDEVPSEELSRERDVLKEQVINEGKPEAVADKIVEGKLRKYFEEICLMEQKFVIDTDKKISDVLGKTKIIKFIRFSIG
- the mutM gene encoding bifunctional DNA-formamidopyrimidine glycosylase/DNA-(apurinic or apyrimidinic site) lyase, producing MPELPEVETISRDLNQHITGSTIANVTIYDGRNLRNINETEFKKGTESSSILNVYRLGKVCVWNLSNENSLLFHLRMTGKFIIQGKNPNKEKHSMLKFSTNKENIIFEDIRKFATINLIKTKELKSNSYVQKIGIDPTTPEFTLLKLGKIIKNIPNKNLKQLLLEQNHLVGIGNIYASEILFESQISPQRLAKSLTKEEIKNLYIAIKNILQKAIELRGTTFSDYRDGFNKKGGFQNKLKVYNKYTQNCIICNNKISKIKQNGRSTFYCENCQK